Proteins encoded together in one Benincasa hispida cultivar B227 chromosome 1, ASM972705v1, whole genome shotgun sequence window:
- the LOC120067597 gene encoding MLP-like protein 43, whose translation MGLYGKVETDVPIRASASKFHEIFHKKPHHISNASKDKIHGVDLHEGEWGKVGSIIYWRYFHGGKHRVAKEIVEEVDEENNSITFKVIGGDLTEEYKDFRLKIQCVPKNKGSVVHWTLDYEKLHDKIPDSHDLLHFCVSVSKDIDAHLIEAY comes from the exons ATGGGTCTGTATGGAAAGGTAGAAACGGATGTACCAATCAGAGCTTCAGCTTCAAAGtttcatgaaatatttcacAAGAAACCTCACCATATCTCAAATGCCTCTAAAGATAAAATACACGGCGTCGACTTACATGAAGGCGAATGGGGCAAAGTTGGCTCGATTATTTACTGGAGATATTTTCACG GTGGGAAGCATAGAGTGGCAAAGGAGATCGTCGAAGAAGTTGATGAAGAGAACAATTCAATCACTTTCAAAGTAATTGGAGGAGACCTTACGGAAGAATACAAGGATTTCAGGCTCAAAATCCAATGTGTTCCAAAAAACAAGGGAAGTGTGGTTCACTGGACCTTAGACTATGAAAAGCTGCACGATAAGATTCCAGATTCACATGATTTGCTGCACTTTTGTGTTAGTGTCTCTAAAGACATTGATGCTCACCTTATAGAAGCGTACTGA